A DNA window from Onthophagus taurus isolate NC chromosome 1, IU_Otau_3.0, whole genome shotgun sequence contains the following coding sequences:
- the LOC111428857 gene encoding protein NDRG3 isoform X4, which produces MPVSLGGSYQSLTGTEDVYRSTTVTGTQQNVLDTVKKALSFVSGSGPKDEKLIATKPQPIVINSRTDSANTNTSRKMPSSGVAEETALLGTMPSDSMDDIELKNIQLQFPTTRSMSRDDSTAVEETVETDRGPITVAVQGCKTKPAIITYHDLGLNYISSFQAFFNYIDMRVLMENFCVYHINAPGQEEGAQTLPEDYVYPTMDELANQVEFVLSHFALKSFIGFGVGAGANILARYSLKNPNKVAALCLVNCASTTAGWIEWGYQKLNARHLRSKGMTQGVLDYLMWHHFGRNTEERNHDLVQVYKSYFERNVNPTNLALFIDSYIRRTDLNIHRDTDPGKTKDIHTLNMPVLNITGALSPHIDDTVTLNGRLDPKNSSWMKISDCGMVLEEQPGKVSEAFRLFLQGEGYAGSVKLYPKIEPVLEKY; this is translated from the exons ATGCCCGTGAGTTTGGGTGGTTCGTACCAGTCTTTGACCGGTACAGAAGACGTATATCGTTCGACAACGGTGACTGGAACACAACAGAACGTCTTGGATACAGTAAAGAAGGCCCTCAGTTTTGTTTCCGGATCCGGCCCGAAAGATGAAAAACTCATCGCAACCAAACCACAACCAATCGTCATCAACTCAAG GACTGACAGTGCTAACACAAACACTAGTAGAAAGATGCCGAGTTCCGGGGTAGCTGAAGAAACAGCCCTTTTGGG cACAATGCCATCTGACAGCATGGACGATATCGAGCTGAAGAACATTCAGCTACAATTCCCGACCACGAGGTCGATGTCCAGGGATGACTCAACAGCCGTTGAAGAAACCGTAGAGACAGATCGCGGACCGATAACAGTTGCCGTTCAAGGATGCAAGACAAAACCAGCCATCATCACTTACCACGATCTTGGATTGAATT ATATCTCCAGTTTCCAAGCATTCTTCAATTACATCGATATGCGCGTTTTGATGGAAAACTTTTGCGTATACCATATAAACGCGCCGGGACAAGAAGAAGGAGCTCAAACACTTCCGGAAGA ttATGTTTATCCAACAATGGATGAACTTGCCAATCAAGTGGAATTTGTCTTATCCCATTTCGCATTGAAATCATTCATAGGATTCGGAGTAGGTGCAGGTGCAAATATCCTCGCTCGTTATTCGCTAAAAAATCCCAATAAAGTGGCCGCCCTTTGCCTCGTAAATTGCGCAAGCACAACCGCCGGTTGGATCGAGTGGGGGTATCAAAAGCTCAACGCAAGACATTTAAGATCAAAAGGAATGACGCAAGGTGTTTTAGATTATTTGATGTGGCATCATTTTGGAAGG aacacTGAAGAAAGAAACCACGATTTAGTTCAAGTctacaaaagttattttgagCGCAACGTGAACCCAACAAACTTGGCATTATTCATCGACAGTTATATTCGTCGCACGGACCTAAATATTCATCGCGATACGGATCCAGGAAAAACGAAAGATATCCACACGTTAAATATGCCCGTTTTAAATATTACGGGAGCTTTGAGCCCGCATATTGATGATACGGTTACTCTTAATGGAAGATTAGATCCTAAAAATTCTTCATGGATGAAG atttcTGATTGCGGAATGGTCCTTGAAGAACAACCTGGAAAAGTTTCTGAAGCCTTCAGACTTTTCTTGCAAGGCGAAGGCTATG CTGGATCGGTGAAACTGTACCCAAAAATCGAACCCGtcttagaaaaatattaa